In Odontesthes bonariensis isolate fOdoBon6 chromosome 20, fOdoBon6.hap1, whole genome shotgun sequence, a genomic segment contains:
- the bco1 gene encoding beta,beta-carotene 15,15'-dioxygenase isoform X1, producing the protein MSVDFSKNAKERPEPFKAEVKGSIPRWLQGTLLRNGPGIFSLGETSYDHWFDGMSIMNSFAFKDGEVTHRSRFLRSDSYNSNMAANRIVVSEMGTMAYPDPSKNFIVKAITFLNHTVPDFTDNGASNFVKYGNDYYAVSETNYIRKINPVTLETEDKVDYMKYLPVNLATSHPHYDKEGNAYNIGTSIAEKGKTKYMLFKVPAVSEKGKLYKGKNVPALKNVEVICTVPCRSLLTPSYYHSFSMTDNYIIFVEQPFKLDILKMATAYMRGVNWASCMKFCPDENTLIHLIDRKTGKEMEIKYHTGAMVIYHHVNAFEDDGHVVFDVIAYNDNSLYDMFYLSKLKEGAGFHDEGYSKPSYRRFALPIRCDKSIAVGEDLVKLKYTTASAVKEKEGKLTCQAETLLEGIELPRINYEFNGKKHQFVYGNIVEESVLSKEVAKFDTETKKIVCWSEDNCLPSEPVFVPRPNGESEDDGVVLSSVINSNPGQSGFILILDGKTFKEVARAYVHTDLQKDMHGLFVPQVN; encoded by the exons ATGTCTGTGGACTTCTCTAAGAACGCAAAGGAGAGGCCGGAGCCTTTCAAGGCAGAAGTCAAAG GGAGCATTCCCAGATGGCTGCAGGGCACGCTGCTGCGCAACGGTCCGGGCATCTTCTCTTTGGGGGAGACAAGCTATGACCACTGGTTTGACGGAATGTCAATCATGAATAGCTTCGCTTTCAAAGATG GTGAGGTGACCCACCGAAGCAGATTCCTCAGAAGTGACTCATACAACTCTAATATGGCTGCAAACAGAAtagttgtgtctgaaatggggACAATGGCCTATCCAGACCCAAGCAAGAACTTCATTGTCAA GGCAATTACTTTTCTGAACCACACTGTACCGGATTTTACTGACAATGGTGCAAGCAATTTCGTGAAATATGGAAACGACTACTATGCCGTCTCTGAGACCAACTACATCCGCAAGATTAACCCCGTTACCCTGGAAACAGAAGACAAA GTGGACTACATGAAGTATCTGCCTGTAAACTTAGCTACATCCCATCCACACTACGACAAGGAGGGCAACGCCTACAACATTGGAACTTCAATAGCAGAGAAGGGCAAGACGAAATACATGCTGTTCAAAGTCCCTGCTGTTTCAGAGAAAGGCAAGTTAT ACAAAGGAAAGAATGTCCCTGCACTGAAGAATGTGGAGGTGATCTGCACGGTTCCCTGCAGATCCCTGCTCACGCCCAGCTACTACCACAGCTTCAGCATGACAGACAACTATATCATCTTCGTCGAGCAGCCTTTCAAACTGGACATCCTTAAGATGGCCACTGCCTACATGAGGGGAGTGAACTGGGCAAGCTGCATGAAGTTCTGCCCTGATGAAAAT ACTCTGATCCACCTGATAGACAGAAAGACTGGCAAAGAGATGGAGATAAAGTACCACACTGGAGCAATGGTCATCTATCATCACGTGAATGCTTTTGAGGACGACGGTCACGTGGTCTTTGACGTCATTGCCTACAATGACAACAGCCTTTATGACATGTTCTACCTGAGCAAGCTGAAGGAAGGTGCTGGCTTCCATGACGAAGGCTACTCCAAACCAAGTTACAGAAGATTTGCGCTTCCCATCCGCTGCGACAAG AGCATTGCAGTTGGGGAGGACCTGGTGAAACTCAAGTACACAACAGCCAGTGCTGTTAAGGAGAAAGAGGGCAAGCTCACGTGCCAGGCAGAGACGCTCCTTGAAG GTATTGAGTTACCCAGAATCAATTATGAGTTCAATGGCAAGAAGCACCAGTTTGTCTATGGAAACATTGTGGAGGAATCTGTGCTGTCAAAAGAG GTTGCAAAGTTCGACACGGAGACTAAGAAAATTGTTTGCTGGAGTGAAGACAACTGCTTACCGTCAGAACCAGTTTTTGTCCCCCGACCGAATGGAGAGTCAGAGGATGATG GAGTGGTTTTATCATCAGTCATCAACTCCAACCCGGGCCAGTCTGGTTTCATCCTGATACTTGATGGCAAAACGTTCAAGGAAGTAGCTCGTGCTTATGTGCACACCGACCTCCAAAAGGATATGCACGGACTTTTTGTCCCACAAGTGAATTAA
- the bco1 gene encoding beta,beta-carotene 15,15'-dioxygenase isoform X2: protein MSVDFSKNAKERPEPFKAEVKGSIPRWLQGTLLRNGPGIFSLGETSYDHWFDGMSIMNSFAFKDGEVTHRSRFLRSDSYNSNMAANRIVVSEMGTMAYPDPSKNFIVKAITFLNHTVPDFTDNGASNFVKYGNDYYAVSETNYIRKINPVTLETEDKVDYMKYLPVNLATSHPHYDKEGNAYNIGTSIAEKGKTKYMLFKVPAVSEKDKGKNVPALKNVEVICTVPCRSLLTPSYYHSFSMTDNYIIFVEQPFKLDILKMATAYMRGVNWASCMKFCPDENTLIHLIDRKTGKEMEIKYHTGAMVIYHHVNAFEDDGHVVFDVIAYNDNSLYDMFYLSKLKEGAGFHDEGYSKPSYRRFALPIRCDKSIAVGEDLVKLKYTTASAVKEKEGKLTCQAETLLEGIELPRINYEFNGKKHQFVYGNIVEESVLSKEVAKFDTETKKIVCWSEDNCLPSEPVFVPRPNGESEDDGVVLSSVINSNPGQSGFILILDGKTFKEVARAYVHTDLQKDMHGLFVPQVN from the exons ATGTCTGTGGACTTCTCTAAGAACGCAAAGGAGAGGCCGGAGCCTTTCAAGGCAGAAGTCAAAG GGAGCATTCCCAGATGGCTGCAGGGCACGCTGCTGCGCAACGGTCCGGGCATCTTCTCTTTGGGGGAGACAAGCTATGACCACTGGTTTGACGGAATGTCAATCATGAATAGCTTCGCTTTCAAAGATG GTGAGGTGACCCACCGAAGCAGATTCCTCAGAAGTGACTCATACAACTCTAATATGGCTGCAAACAGAAtagttgtgtctgaaatggggACAATGGCCTATCCAGACCCAAGCAAGAACTTCATTGTCAA GGCAATTACTTTTCTGAACCACACTGTACCGGATTTTACTGACAATGGTGCAAGCAATTTCGTGAAATATGGAAACGACTACTATGCCGTCTCTGAGACCAACTACATCCGCAAGATTAACCCCGTTACCCTGGAAACAGAAGACAAA GTGGACTACATGAAGTATCTGCCTGTAAACTTAGCTACATCCCATCCACACTACGACAAGGAGGGCAACGCCTACAACATTGGAACTTCAATAGCAGAGAAGGGCAAGACGAAATACATGCTGTTCAAAGTCCCTGCTGTTTCAGAGAAAG ACAAAGGAAAGAATGTCCCTGCACTGAAGAATGTGGAGGTGATCTGCACGGTTCCCTGCAGATCCCTGCTCACGCCCAGCTACTACCACAGCTTCAGCATGACAGACAACTATATCATCTTCGTCGAGCAGCCTTTCAAACTGGACATCCTTAAGATGGCCACTGCCTACATGAGGGGAGTGAACTGGGCAAGCTGCATGAAGTTCTGCCCTGATGAAAAT ACTCTGATCCACCTGATAGACAGAAAGACTGGCAAAGAGATGGAGATAAAGTACCACACTGGAGCAATGGTCATCTATCATCACGTGAATGCTTTTGAGGACGACGGTCACGTGGTCTTTGACGTCATTGCCTACAATGACAACAGCCTTTATGACATGTTCTACCTGAGCAAGCTGAAGGAAGGTGCTGGCTTCCATGACGAAGGCTACTCCAAACCAAGTTACAGAAGATTTGCGCTTCCCATCCGCTGCGACAAG AGCATTGCAGTTGGGGAGGACCTGGTGAAACTCAAGTACACAACAGCCAGTGCTGTTAAGGAGAAAGAGGGCAAGCTCACGTGCCAGGCAGAGACGCTCCTTGAAG GTATTGAGTTACCCAGAATCAATTATGAGTTCAATGGCAAGAAGCACCAGTTTGTCTATGGAAACATTGTGGAGGAATCTGTGCTGTCAAAAGAG GTTGCAAAGTTCGACACGGAGACTAAGAAAATTGTTTGCTGGAGTGAAGACAACTGCTTACCGTCAGAACCAGTTTTTGTCCCCCGACCGAATGGAGAGTCAGAGGATGATG GAGTGGTTTTATCATCAGTCATCAACTCCAACCCGGGCCAGTCTGGTTTCATCCTGATACTTGATGGCAAAACGTTCAAGGAAGTAGCTCGTGCTTATGTGCACACCGACCTCCAAAAGGATATGCACGGACTTTTTGTCCCACAAGTGAATTAA